From Vreelandella neptunia, the proteins below share one genomic window:
- a CDS encoding SphA family protein translates to MLTRILLTLTFGYSAASLATENGSPTTAMGLLDFGAGYLPPTTDNGTLGFRTAYYSTDAQKDNDGNDTGNDFSLDVLSLSLAYIYMTDQKVLGARYGFGAVAPFFKMDADLQVERGGMTLFSDEADVFELADIQILPMLLQWTPSPNLSIFAQLQIQTPTGDYDSERLVSPGLNRWAFTPQAAFTYVSEQGYEVSSSFQLDFNTRNKDTDYRSGTEYRHEFAVGKRVGPWTVGVGGYHYQQITDDDAPGLEGGNRASVFAAGPAIGFFDPGSSIPPIKLHAYKEFGAQNRTEGYNIALTTSFSF, encoded by the coding sequence ATGCTAACCCGCATTTTATTGACACTAACCTTCGGCTATTCAGCGGCTTCCCTGGCAACCGAGAATGGCTCGCCGACGACCGCAATGGGATTGCTTGATTTTGGCGCAGGCTACCTACCACCCACAACCGACAATGGAACCCTGGGTTTTAGAACGGCGTATTACTCAACGGATGCCCAAAAGGATAACGATGGAAATGATACGGGTAATGATTTCTCGTTAGATGTCCTTTCGCTCTCGCTTGCCTATATCTATATGACGGATCAAAAAGTGCTAGGCGCTCGGTACGGCTTTGGGGCAGTCGCCCCTTTTTTCAAAATGGACGCCGATCTGCAGGTAGAGCGTGGCGGAATGACGCTGTTCAGTGACGAAGCAGATGTCTTTGAACTGGCGGATATCCAGATTTTACCAATGTTACTGCAGTGGACACCAAGCCCTAACCTGTCGATCTTTGCCCAACTCCAGATTCAGACGCCTACAGGAGACTACGACTCAGAGCGTCTCGTCTCTCCCGGATTAAATCGCTGGGCATTTACGCCTCAAGCGGCGTTTACCTATGTCAGCGAACAGGGGTATGAGGTCTCTTCTTCTTTCCAGCTTGACTTTAATACGCGTAATAAAGATACCGACTATCGGAGTGGTACTGAGTATCGCCATGAGTTCGCGGTTGGCAAGCGTGTTGGTCCGTGGACAGTCGGTGTCGGTGGCTATCACTACCAGCAAATTACCGATGATGATGCCCCAGGATTGGAAGGCGGTAATCGTGCTTCGGTCTTTGCTGCTGGACCTGCCATTGGCTTCTTTGACCCAGGGTCGTCGATTCCGCCGATCAAACTCCATGCTTATAAGGAGTTTGGTGCCCAGAACCGTACCGAGGGCTACAACATTGCTTTAACAACGTCATTCAGTTTCTGA
- a CDS encoding helix-turn-helix domain-containing protein has protein sequence MMSVEQLLIQEPATSGAFFECQTHDIIEHAQTPSGWTLNYEQVSAGKFLGQVCQLQLPNIQIIEDKTNQAMIKSGEAFKNSICFSVSTNQSPSDLVCLGNVFTSPGLLVSDSQNLPELRTPAGLRVFNLSVQKDLLIEYIVKQNLAFEPGCSPYFFPFDNPQGQKVIAQATERIFLLSKQGKLVKPVHKKNAQDLLLLHLLDACETACLPPISSTRKKQMVDRARIYAIEHSDTPFSIMDLCNHVGASRRKLQYCFQDVLGISPVSFLRILRLNAVHKTLCTWGEEKQIQDIAAEWGFWHLGHFTSEYRNLFGERPSDTRSRTKSKFANLG, from the coding sequence ATGATGAGCGTTGAGCAATTGCTTATCCAAGAACCTGCAACCAGTGGCGCGTTCTTCGAGTGCCAAACCCACGATATAATTGAGCATGCACAGACGCCCAGCGGGTGGACGCTCAATTATGAACAGGTGTCGGCCGGTAAGTTTTTAGGGCAAGTGTGTCAATTACAGCTACCTAATATTCAAATTATCGAAGATAAAACCAATCAGGCGATGATTAAAAGTGGAGAAGCCTTTAAAAACTCAATTTGTTTTAGTGTTTCAACTAATCAAAGCCCATCCGACCTGGTTTGTCTCGGCAATGTTTTTACATCCCCCGGGCTTCTTGTCTCCGATTCCCAGAATTTACCTGAATTAAGAACACCTGCGGGGTTGAGAGTGTTTAACTTAAGTGTGCAAAAGGATTTGCTAATTGAGTATATAGTTAAGCAAAATTTGGCATTTGAGCCAGGCTGTTCTCCCTATTTCTTCCCCTTCGATAATCCGCAAGGCCAGAAAGTGATAGCCCAGGCCACTGAGCGAATCTTCTTGTTAAGTAAGCAGGGAAAACTCGTAAAACCGGTACACAAGAAAAATGCTCAGGATTTACTGTTGTTGCACCTTCTGGATGCGTGTGAAACGGCTTGTTTGCCTCCCATTTCATCGACACGAAAAAAGCAGATGGTTGATCGCGCTCGAATTTACGCGATTGAGCATAGCGACACTCCCTTCTCCATCATGGACTTATGCAACCATGTAGGGGCCAGTCGAAGAAAGCTTCAATACTGTTTTCAGGATGTACTTGGCATTAGCCCAGTGTCGTTCCTACGTATTCTCCGGCTCAATGCTGTTCATAAAACGTTATGCACTTGGGGTGAAGAGAAGCAGATCCAGGATATTGCCGCAGAGTGGGGGTTCTGGCATTTGGGCCACTTTACCTCGGAGTACCGCAACCTATTTGGGGAACGCCCCTCGGATACGCGCAGCAGAACAAAAAGCAAGTTTGCCAATCTCGGATAA